In Melospiza melodia melodia isolate bMelMel2 chromosome 9, bMelMel2.pri, whole genome shotgun sequence, the genomic window CCCAAATGCCAGCTCTCACAGACACAAACTAAGCAGACAGCTACTACAAGTGTTTGCTTTCAAAGTAAAATTCTTATTACATATGGCTGTGCAATTAGAATAAATACATGTATTGATGGTGACCAGAGGAAAGCTTTTCAGACAAGAAGATATCCATTTTGGTAGCACAGATTCCATTTTGAGAATATTGCATTTTTTGGGTTTGGGAATCCTGACCACATAAGAGATCCAAAAATTggtattttgcagtttgatatTTTGAAATGAGACAATTTTGATATTTTGGAAATTGATATTCTGGTATTTTGAAATGGAATTATTTTGGTGCTTTGGAACTTGGTATTCTAGTTTTGAAACTGTGTTACTTTGATATTTCTGAACTTGCTATTCTGGTATTGTGAAATTGGGTTGCTTTTGTATTTTGGAACTTGGGTTAGGTTAAAATTCTGGTATTTTAAATCTGTGATTTTGAAACCAGGTTTTCTTTAGTATTTTGAAATTTGATTTTCTATTATTTTCAAACTAGGGCTCAAAACTAGGGTTTTGAACAAAAATACACCTAGGGTTGTATTTTGGAACCTAGTTTTTTGCAGGGAGTTTTTGGTATTTTTGTAGGCTGGGGATTTGGTATTTTTGTACCTGAGTTTCCAGTATTTTTGTAACccggggtgggttttttttggcaaCCTGTGATTGCCAGGGGTTTGGGGCATCCTAGTTGAATGTCCTGGCTTCATTTTCCTTCTTCCACCACAATTAACTTGGCATGGGAACTGTTAAATCACAGACTATACAATGAGATGCTTCctaaaagagaaataaattttaGCTGCAGCAAGAAAACCCAGAAAAGACCATACAGGAAGTAATTCCATTTTAATAGTCTCCCAATCTCCAACATGTGAAAGGAAAAATAGAGTAAGTGTGGCAGTATACAGGCATTACCAATAGAAGCAATGTTAGTCAGCTTCTCAACGTTGCTTTTATGTATTTTACGGGAAAAACATTTGGCATAAAACTTCTTATGCATAAGTTGTTGCGGGTTATAGGAGATGGAACCTGACCCTTGGTACATTGCATGAGAACTGCAGCTTAAAGTTATTCGATGTCTTCTGGTCTTACAGGATGAGGCAGAGGTATAACTGATTTCTTCTCTGTATCTCTGGAAAGAGCTTTTCTCATATCTAtagcaacaggaaaaaaatctattATAGTAATTCATTGTACAAAGCCATATTAAGTGAATTctccattaaaataatttttaatcaaGAAAATTTCCTAGAATTATAAGACTACCTCAAGTTTGAAAGGACCCATAAGGGTGCAACTCCCTGCTCCACACAGTACTACCTAAAATTATACTGTATGATTAGGAGCATTGTGCAGATATTCCTTGAACTCTGATGAGCTTGGTGTCATGACCCTTTCCCTGGAGAGACCACGGCAGTTACCCACCACCCTCTCGGTGAAGAGCCCTCTAACGCGCACTCTGAACATGCCCTGACACAGCTGTGctccatctcctcatgtcctgtcactggtcactggAGGGAGAGATCAGCACCCCTCTCTGCTGTCCTCAGAAGTTACAGACTGTGACAAGGGCTTGCatcagctttctcttctccaagtGGCACAAACTCATGGACATAAGCTGCTCCTCCTAAATCTTGTTCTTGAGACCTCTCACCATCTTGGTTGCTCTCCTCGGGACACACTGCTGTCCTTAATATTGCTCAATGGCAATAATATCAATTGATATAAAATACTGCATGAAACTCAGCCAAATGGAAAGGAAATGACAAGCTAAAGAGATAAATACATGACTTAAGTCACATGCGGCAATGGCAGGTGCCTGTGTGAGCCCTTGTATTTCACAGGGCTCCTACGTATCAAATAAACAGTGCAAGAACAGAAACGATACACAGCCTGGCCATGTAACCCTTTGGGAGGATAATTTTAAAAAGGACCAAGAAAGAGAAAGCACTTGGTAGTTCACTGTTAACATAATTAACATTAATATACTTGAATTTCaattttccttcccttttaaaTTGAAAATGCTACCCAATTCTTTGCCATTGCTGAATGCTGACAATTGTTAATTTATACATAGACATCTGAGAAAAACAAAGTTTCAAGTCCCTGTTACGGGATGAAAGGAAGAAAGCACTGACATTCCTTCTCATTTATTCTTGTTCTGTGGTTGATTTTGCCAGAGATGTTACAAAATGTCTAAGTGGCAAGATTAAGTTTTGTAACTGATATAATCTTAATTAGGAAAATTTGCAAAAATACAAAAATCCCATTAATCAGCAACTATCTCAAATTGTTTCATATAATTGTTTCAAATTGTTTCATGTTTTTAATGTGTTTCATATAAAAAAATAGTAACGGTTTTACAAACAATCCCAGCAACTTTCAACATGAGAATAGTTCCATTCAAGACCGAACAAGAGCTTACCATAAGCATCTTCATCTGGCTCCCCACTGCTAGCTGAGTAGTACTCTAAAACTGTTCGGTACACACTGTAGCCTAGTTGCTTATACATATTTACAGCAACCTGATTTGATACTCTCACAAAGAGATCGACAAAAAATCCACCCTTTCTTTAGCAGgggaggaaaagaaacaaacaaacaaaaccacattaAGGAATAGAAGGTAAATGTACTTCTAAATAACAACACATAAATTGTAATGCAACACAAGCAAGTCCAATGTAGTATACTAATTAAACATCTTTCCCAATGTAATAACAGATACATTCATTTACCAAGGGAAAATTCAATCGTAGACAaggatttaattttatttttatcacgTGGCCATTTTTCACCAGTCAGTGGGTTCAGAAATTTGATCAGAAAGAACAAGATGAGTTAAATGCCCCCACAGGCCTAAATCCAATTTTAAAAGTATCCACATTTTGCATTGCTTGGATTAGGAGAAGTGGAATCAGTCACAAAATTCAGTCGCCTAACAGGAGATGATAGACTCTTAATGCCACAAGGCAAATTTTTCAAAGCATCATACTACTTTCCAGTCTTATCAACCATAGTGGGGTTGCCCTACTAGAATCAGTTAAGGACATTTCCCAGTGGGTTCATCTGACACCAAATTAAATCTTCTAAGGTACAAGTAACCAAGCAGGGGATGGCAAGAAAACTAAGATACTCTGGAGTACAAAATTTGTTCAGGACTGTGCCTGAGGGCATTGCACAAAGCCCACAGTTACTGACCAAGTATGTTGGAGGCCCTACAGGAAACAGTGCTGATGTTTCACAAAGCTCCTTTTCTGTCAAGGAATATTCTTTTATACACTATCTCTACTGGAATTCAGGCTATTTCCTCCTCCTTCTGGCAAGCTAGCTTTCAGAGAAACCCTGGATTTTAAACTGCTAAGCAACTCTTTTTCTCCAACTATGAGGTATTTCAGAAAATCAGAACAACAGCTAAAGCAAAATTCTGCCAGGTAAAACAGAGACAGATTTCTGTAGAAATACTACTTTTAAATGTTACTTTAAAAGATAAATTTAAAGATAGCCATACTACTCACTTTTCTGAAATTTCTTCCAGAAGCTCCATCAATTTAGCAGCCAAACCCAGCCGTCGAAATTCTGGTGCAACAGAGAGAGCAGTAACGTGTCCGTGCCATTCTTCCCTGGCCACAGAGCCTTCGGCTTTGCCCATGACTGTGAACACACAGAGCATCAGCGCAGCAGCACCTTTGGAGTagtgcactgcctgcagccagacaACTTCACAAGAGGAATAAGCCATGGATAAACACATGATACAATGGTTGTGGTAAAGGCTAAAACAGGGATGTCTACCTTTTTACTCTATATTCAGCAGCCACTAAAAATGTCATTTTACTCAAATATTACAGCAGTTTCTCGACTAGtgtaaaaaaccaccaaacaagtTTGCAAATTCCTTGCTTGAGATGACTTGAGATGACTTCTAAATGCAAATTTTAAGCAATTCTCATAAGTCTCACTGAACCAAAATTTAAAATCTGACTAAAATAAAGGAGGAACAGAGGGCTAGAAACCCAAAACTACCGTCCCAGCAACTATTTGAGACTTTTGGAGATTATGAGGGAATAGAGCTTGGGAAGCTTTGCCAGTCTGGCAATAGAAAGCTAAGGCCCTGCAAACACAATgtgttgaaggaaaaaaaaaaagaaaaaaaaaaaaaagtggaggtggggatggtgttttgggggtcttttttctAGTTTCTCTCCTTTCAATCCAATGTTAGTTTATTAATGAACATTCAAATTTCCACCCTGTGCTTTTAATAGATATTGCAGTCACTGCTAATAAGCAACAAGTGTGGTGGATACAGAGAAACGTTCTATACAGCACACATACTTTCTGCTTTAGTATGTCAAATACTTTTAGTTCTTGGGTCCCTGCAAAAACCATTTCTCTGCCCCACCCCGTCTCCTGGCAGTTCTCTTTGGCATGATTTCTGAAAAACACAAATATTCCACAGCAAATTAGCAAATAACATCCAGGCCCAGAGCCTTCCTTTACAGGGCAATGCAAAATGCAAGCCCAGCACTTTTACTGACTGCGGGTAGGGACTTAATCTCCCAGATTACAGAAATACCCGTTCGCCAAATACGGGTGGATGTTACCACAGCCAAGGCTCCTCGCTGCGCTAGAAACATCAAACTGGAAGCTATGGCCATGAGTCCTGCATAATACTCTAAGACATTTAAGACACGGGAAGATGGAACGCGAGGCTCCTCTATGTTGGACATTTGGTCAACGCGAAGAGTAAGAAAAGCTCCCGCGTTATAATCCCCGAAAGAGGCAACGAAGGGAGACGTTACCGCCGGGACACCCGGCACTCACTGTAACCCATCAGCTCCCCGCCGGGCGCCTCGGCGACGATGAAATACTCGGGCCAGTGGGCGAGGTACTGCAAGTAGAAGGGAATCCCGTACTGGGCGCTTGGTTAAGGAGTAACTGCGGCCGCCAAGGCTGCGCCGCCCGCGCCCGACCCCGCGCCCCTGCCCCGGCGGGAAGGATACGGTCTCCGTCAGCGGGTCCAGATTGCTGTGGAGGAAGAGAGTGCAGCGCTCAGTACGGGCCCGGGCCTGggcccgcccgcccggccggcCGGCGGGCGGGGCGCCGCGGGAACCCCGCGGGGTGGGGAAGCGCGCAGGGGCTCGGGGGCAGGAAGAGGGGGCGGCCGGCGCTCACATGTTGTTGAATCGGAAGAGGTCGTCGCAGGTGAAGGCGCGGAGCGTTGTCATAATGACGGTGATCGCGACGCTGACCCTGAGCGTGACGATGACGACGCTGCCCCGGAAACGCTCGCGCGCCCAAGGGCCACTCTCGCCACGGAAAGGCGGCAGACagggcggccccgccccgcccccaggccgccccgccccgcccgcagaaccgccccggcccggcccgcgcctCAGAGCTGCCGCCGCGGGCCGCGCTGAGGAGGGACAGGGCTGCGCAGGGGGCGGCCGCGGGATCCCTGACCGACAGCAGCGGGCGGGCGGATGGCGCGGCTGAGCCGGCCCGTGGTGGCATGGGGCACGCTGGGGCGGGGCCCAGCGGGGCCGCAGTAGCCGGAGTGCTCAGAGCTTCTGTAGCTCCACCCCGAGCGCTGACAGGCTAACGTAACACGGCGTGACCGCAGGATGCGAGACCACCATACACAGAAAAAATAACTCTTCCTCTGTAAAGATGCGGCCGGAGGAGGTCGCACACACACTGGAACATCGATTTAACTGGGATGCTGCTGCCATCAGCAGTAGATGCCTCTTCATGATTTGTAACACAGGGCTGGAGATCATGCCAGCCAACACGGACCTCTTCCACAAAAATTCTGTCCTCAGTAGTGGACTATACTCACCTGTTGCACACCATCTCCAGTGGCACCCAAAAAAGTAAAGAAACAACATGTCCAGTACGCCCATAAGCATTCATCTACTCTACTGTGGCTGGTACAGGTGCCaatggccttcttgcccacctgtgcacacctgggctGATATACAGCTCCTGTCGACCAGCACCCCTAAGTCCTTTCCTGCTGGGCAGCCTTCCAGCCACTCTTGCCCAAACCTGGAGCATTCCACAAGGTTGTTGCCATACAAGCGCAGGGCCTGGTACTTGGCCTTGTTGGACATCACACATCTGGCCTTGGCCCATGGATCCAGGCTTTGCAGAGCCTTCTGCCCATTAATAAAAATTCACGCAACAAACTGGTCCTTCCTGTGACTTACTGAGGATGCACTTGATTCCTTTTTCCAGACCACATGATGAGGATATCAAAAAGGACTGGCCTGAAAACTGAGCCCTGGAGAATCCCATTTGTGACCCTTCGCCAACTGGATTTAACATCACTCCCCAATACTCCCTGGGTCCGGCCATGCAGCCAAGACTGCaccctgtccaagccatgggctgcagcctcTCCAGGAGAATTCTGTGGGAAAGCATGTCAAAAGCTTTACTCGAGTCTGGGTGACACATATCCACTGCCTTTCTCTCATGTACTAGGCAGGTCACCCgctcataaaaggagatcaggtttgGCAACATTCCCAGAAAATACGGAACTTTCATGGAGGTGAAAGAGAGCTTTTTAAGGGGTATGTGAATATGCACAATAGATCTAATCCTCAGAGAAAATGCCACCCGCAAACAGAGTGGGTTCAGCTGTGGAACTGACTTTCTCAAACACTAGAACATGGTCCAGTCATTTAGACTATATGGGCAATGCTACTGTACATGAAAACTATAAGGTAATTATACGTAACAGATTTaacttttttcctaattttaaaCAAAGAAGGGGCAGTAAACCCAACACTTGTCAACAAAATTCCTTTAATATTTTCATGTGAGGAGGTGAATCCTCGCTACACCATTACTCCCGCTAATTATGCAAAATAAACAAGTAACTGCAACAGCCttaaaagttgatttttttttcacatttacaGGCTAGGTGCACTAACTTttccctgaaaagaaaaaaaataggaaaggtaaatttaaatttaaaattatcaCCATGATGTAAATTTCCTGttgaaagaaattatttagaTTGTTTTTCTCGGGAGTTCCCTAAATTTTTCTAATTACACTACTGCATTTTCTTTTCAAGTACATTTTATTGAGCTTTTGTCAGAATTCACTGTCACCAAGAACAGTGTGTAACACTAGTGATTCTATCTGATAAAT contains:
- the NAA20 gene encoding N-alpha-acetyltransferase 20 isoform X1, whose product is MTTLRAFTCDDLFRFNNINLDPLTETYGIPFYLQYLAHWPEYFIVAEAPGGELMGYIMGKAEGSVAREEWHGHVTALSVAPEFRRLGLAAKLMELLEEISEKYEKSSFQRYREEISYTSASSCKTRRHRITLSCSSHAMYQGSGSISYNPQQLMHKKFYAKCFSRKIHKSNVEKLTNIASIGNACILPHLLYFSFHMLEIGRLLKWNYFLYGLFWVFLLQLKFISLLGSISLYSL
- the NAA20 gene encoding N-alpha-acetyltransferase 20 isoform X2; amino-acid sequence: MTTLRAFTCDDLFRFNNINLDPLTETYGIPFYLQYLAHWPEYFIVAEAPGGELMGYIMGKAEGSVAREEWHGHVTALSVAPEFRRLGLAAKLMELLEEISEKKGGFFVDLFVRVSNQVAVNMYKQLGYSVYRTVLEYYSASSGEPDEDAYDMRKALSRDTEKKSVIPLPHPVRPEDIE